In one window of Limisphaera ngatamarikiensis DNA:
- a CDS encoding prepilin-type N-terminal cleavage/methylation domain-containing protein produces MNLTGRTGARRVSFGPWGSVGAFTLVELLVVIAVVAVLAALLLPALGRGKQRAQGYQCLNNHRQLVLAWRMYVDDNRDELPFASEDPRRPETAAWAWVTGYLDLNPNNPTNWNPALSIERSPLWPYCGGQRTIWKCPADQSFVVVNGEPRPRVRSMSMNVYLGGWGGTDGGWGALISDYRIYRKGSDLHNPGPARLFVFLDMREDSIDMGNFATRMAGWPNRPELYGFYDLPGFYHHRACGFSFADGHSEMRRWRDDRTMPPLVPGGLVNDSFASPHNPDVAWLQERSTRPLSDVR; encoded by the coding sequence ATGAATCTGACTGGGCGAACAGGGGCGCGGCGGGTGAGCTTTGGGCCGTGGGGGTCGGTTGGGGCGTTTACGCTGGTGGAGTTGCTGGTGGTGATCGCGGTGGTGGCGGTACTGGCGGCGCTGTTGTTGCCGGCTTTGGGTAGGGGGAAACAGAGGGCGCAGGGGTACCAGTGCCTCAACAATCATCGGCAACTGGTGCTGGCATGGCGCATGTATGTGGATGACAACCGGGACGAGCTGCCGTTCGCCAGCGAGGATCCGCGTCGGCCGGAGACGGCGGCCTGGGCATGGGTGACGGGGTATCTGGATTTGAACCCGAACAACCCGACGAATTGGAATCCGGCCCTGTCGATCGAGCGCAGTCCGCTCTGGCCGTATTGCGGGGGTCAGCGGACGATTTGGAAATGTCCGGCTGATCAATCGTTTGTGGTGGTCAATGGGGAGCCCCGGCCGCGGGTGCGGAGCATGTCCATGAACGTGTATCTTGGGGGCTGGGGCGGGACGGACGGGGGTTGGGGCGCGCTGATTTCCGATTACCGGATCTACCGCAAGGGATCGGATCTGCACAATCCCGGTCCGGCCAGGCTGTTTGTGTTTCTGGACATGCGGGAGGACAGCATTGACATGGGGAATTTCGCGACGCGCATGGCCGGATGGCCGAACCGACCCGAGCTGTACGGTTTCTATGATCTGCCGGGTTTTTATCATCATCGGGCCTGCGGTTTTTCCTTTGCGGACGGGCATTCGGAGATGCGCCGGTGGCGGGATGATCGGACCATGCCGCCGTTGGTGCCGGGCGGGCTGGTGAACGACAGTTTTGCTTCGCCGCACAATCCTGATGTGGCCTGGTTGCAGGAGCGTTCGACGCGCCCGCTCTCCGACGTGCGGTAG
- a CDS encoding ATP-binding protein, which translates to MRNEFFAAFENAGWPVLWLDAAGTILRANAAAVQRLGPGVSSGTARLATFWHPENTAPPETFLLQWTRAPIPTVTLRLRARGGQTLETTAHICSWTRDQQRFFLLQLPPTPPEPDTSSLQQRLQSVLQLTRTIALDFNNALTPILGRTSLLLSRLAPDDPLRPTLLEIEQAVAHAAELAHELGSFSHTTPEPETPPGGNLNDLIQRALAIVRSKPVQADIEWTFEPERRLYTVHFQEAKLLQAIVHLLDNAAEAITHQGRVLIRTRNLVLDQPARDRNVELAAGCHVCVEITDTGCGIPVDHLPRIFEPFFTTKRAQGHRGLGLAWVYGVVSGHGGGIVIASEPGRGTSVRLYLPARPVVARTAAPSDPILRGQGTVLVVDDDDRVRRTVEAVLKQFGYDVLTAPGGAEALALLSRNENRVDVALVDLVMPRMSGRDLIERIRRLRPTLPIIPTTGYVLPELEPQDRTPCLRKPFTAQDLLWRIKQALTIGPGQG; encoded by the coding sequence ATGCGAAACGAATTTTTCGCCGCATTCGAAAACGCCGGATGGCCCGTCCTCTGGCTGGACGCCGCTGGAACAATCCTCCGCGCCAACGCGGCCGCCGTCCAACGGCTGGGCCCGGGCGTCTCCAGCGGAACCGCCCGGCTCGCTACCTTCTGGCACCCGGAAAACACCGCCCCGCCCGAGACCTTCCTTCTGCAGTGGACCCGCGCACCCATCCCCACCGTGACCCTTCGACTCCGGGCCCGTGGCGGGCAAACCCTCGAAACCACCGCCCATATCTGCAGCTGGACACGCGATCAACAGCGGTTCTTCCTCCTCCAGCTCCCACCCACACCCCCCGAACCCGACACCTCCTCCCTCCAACAGCGCCTCCAATCCGTCCTCCAGCTCACCCGTACCATCGCCCTCGACTTCAACAACGCCCTCACCCCCATCTTGGGCCGAACCTCCCTCCTCCTGAGCCGGTTGGCCCCCGACGACCCTCTCCGCCCCACCCTGCTCGAAATCGAACAAGCCGTCGCCCACGCCGCCGAACTCGCCCACGAATTGGGCTCCTTCAGCCACACCACGCCCGAGCCGGAAACCCCGCCCGGCGGTAACCTCAACGATCTCATCCAACGCGCCCTCGCCATCGTCCGGTCCAAACCCGTCCAGGCAGACATCGAATGGACCTTTGAACCGGAACGCCGCCTCTACACCGTCCACTTCCAGGAAGCCAAACTGCTCCAGGCAATCGTCCACCTCCTTGACAACGCCGCCGAAGCCATCACCCACCAGGGCCGCGTCCTCATCCGCACCCGCAACCTAGTCCTGGATCAACCCGCACGCGACCGCAACGTCGAGCTGGCCGCCGGATGCCACGTCTGTGTCGAAATCACAGACACCGGTTGCGGCATCCCGGTGGACCATCTGCCCCGTATCTTCGAACCGTTCTTCACCACCAAACGTGCCCAGGGCCATCGCGGACTGGGCCTTGCCTGGGTCTACGGCGTGGTCTCCGGTCACGGCGGCGGCATCGTAATCGCCAGCGAGCCCGGTCGCGGCACCTCGGTGCGCCTGTACCTGCCAGCCAGGCCCGTCGTAGCCCGCACCGCAGCCCCCTCCGACCCCATCCTGCGCGGCCAGGGAACCGTGCTGGTGGTGGACGATGACGACCGCGTCCGCCGAACCGTCGAAGCCGTTCTCAAACAGTTCGGGTACGACGTCCTGACCGCGCCCGGCGGCGCCGAAGCCCTCGCCCTGTTGAGCCGCAACGAAAACCGCGTGGACGTGGCGCTCGTCGACCTCGTCATGCCCCGCATGAGCGGCCGCGATCTCATCGAGCGGATCCGTCGTCTGCGGCCAACCCTCCCCATCATCCCCACCACCGGTTACGTACTGCCCGAACTGGAACCGCAGGACCGTACCCCCTGCCTGCGCAAACCCTTCACCGCACAAGACCTCCTCTGGCGGATCAAACAAGCCCTCACAATCGGACCCGGGCAGGGTTAA
- a CDS encoding cytidine deaminase, with translation MNPTIRAEPDPATIHKLVLAAVRARRLARAPWSGFRVGAAVLTRSGRIFTGANIESASFGLTCCAERVALFKTLTECREPIVAVAVVARIPQGPAPCGACRQLLAEYAPRAHLYVADSRRPGNPRRFSIADLLPEAFLQF, from the coding sequence ATGAACCCCACCATCCGCGCCGAACCCGACCCGGCAACGATCCACAAGCTGGTGCTCGCCGCCGTCCGGGCCCGCCGACTCGCCCGTGCCCCATGGTCCGGGTTCCGCGTCGGTGCCGCCGTGCTCACACGCTCCGGCCGTATTTTCACCGGGGCCAACATCGAAAGCGCCAGCTTCGGCCTTACCTGCTGCGCCGAACGGGTCGCCCTGTTCAAAACCCTCACCGAATGCCGCGAACCCATCGTGGCCGTGGCCGTCGTCGCCCGGATCCCCCAAGGCCCCGCACCCTGCGGCGCCTGCCGGCAATTGCTGGCCGAGTACGCCCCCCGGGCGCATCTGTACGTGGCCGACAGCCGCCGGCCCGGCAACCCGCGCCGGTTCTCCATCGCCGATCTCCTGCCGGAGGCCTTTCTCCAATTCTAA
- a CDS encoding purine-nucleoside phosphorylase yields the protein MKTGTTRKSIRPADPGPDQLQAALRLLRMQCSFTPRLALVLGTGFGGVADLLETQCPIDFAQIPGFPTPTVPGHGGRLLVGTRHGVPLAILQGRAHFYEGWSMARITFPIRVLAAWGVRDLILTNAAGGIRRGFRPGDFMLLRDHINFMADNPLRGPQWPGLTRFVDLGRAYDPDLSRGLARAARNQKLRLHRGVYLAVSGPSFETPAEVRAFARLGADAVGMSTVPEVIVARQCGLRVAAVSCITNLAAGRSRKPLSHEEVLEQAGRITRQATAWLDEFIRWYASRD from the coding sequence ATGAAGACCGGCACAACCCGCAAATCCATCCGCCCGGCCGACCCCGGGCCCGACCAGTTGCAGGCCGCCCTGCGCCTCCTGCGCATGCAGTGCAGCTTCACGCCCCGGCTCGCCCTCGTGCTCGGCACCGGCTTCGGCGGCGTCGCAGACCTCCTGGAAACGCAGTGCCCAATCGACTTCGCCCAAATCCCGGGCTTTCCCACCCCAACCGTCCCCGGACACGGCGGTCGCCTCCTGGTCGGCACCCGACACGGTGTCCCGCTCGCCATCCTCCAAGGGCGCGCCCACTTCTACGAGGGTTGGTCCATGGCCCGGATCACCTTCCCCATCCGCGTCCTCGCCGCCTGGGGCGTGCGCGATCTCATCCTCACCAACGCCGCCGGCGGGATCCGACGCGGGTTTCGACCCGGCGATTTCATGCTCCTGCGCGATCACATCAATTTCATGGCCGACAATCCGCTGCGTGGGCCCCAGTGGCCGGGGTTAACCCGGTTTGTGGACCTCGGCCGGGCCTACGATCCCGATCTCTCCCGCGGACTCGCCCGGGCCGCACGCAACCAAAAACTCCGCCTGCATCGCGGGGTGTATCTGGCCGTGAGCGGACCCAGCTTCGAAACCCCCGCCGAAGTCCGGGCCTTCGCGCGCCTGGGCGCCGACGCCGTCGGCATGAGCACCGTCCCCGAGGTCATCGTCGCACGGCAATGCGGCCTGCGCGTCGCCGCCGTTTCCTGCATCACCAACCTGGCAGCCGGCCGGAGCCGGAAACCCCTCTCCCACGAGGAGGTCCTGGAACAAGCCGGCCGCATCACCCGGCAGGCCACCGCCTGGTTGGACGAGTTCATCCGCTGGTACGCCAGCCGGGACTGA